TGCTCGCATCACATGAGTGGAAGAAAGGAGAATTTATGATATTTATGAAATTTGGACAATGTTGGAGTAGTAAAGTTTGGAAacaacaacaaatgtaaagtCAAAGGATATGGAAAAGTAATGAATGGAAAATTCACTGTGAATCAAGTTGCGTATGTTGAAGGACTAAAGCACAATCTGATTAGTGTTTCACAACCTGTTATGGTCACTGGCAATCAGGTTCTTTTTAATGAGGAAGGAAGTATTATCTCCAACAAGGAATCGAAGGAGATTCTTGTAAAGTCGAAACTAAAAGGAGATATGTTCACTCTTGACATCAAACTTATTGTTGGAATTCCCTCCGTTTGTTTTTTGTCGAAAGCTTCTTCAAACCGAAGATGGTTATGGCATCTACGTCattctcatctcaacttcaaaaatCTTAACAAACTTGTTCTTAATGATCGTGTTCAAGGTTTACCTGTTCTAAAGCTTGATAATGAATCTTTTTGTGCTGCATGTGAATAGGGGAAGCAACATCGACAAGGTCATCTGATCATCATAGATACAAAAATCATCGAACTTTTGGAACTTCTttacattgacttgtgtggacctTCGGTTGTTGAGACTTCAATAAGAAGAAGtacatattattcattgttgatgatttttccagGTTTACTTGGGTTTTTTTTATAGAAGTCTGAAACTGCTCAAGGGATGATTTACTTTATCAAGAACATAGAATTGAGCTTAAAAAGGAAAGTACGAAGGATAAAGAGTGATAATGGAACGAAATTCAAGAATCGACTTCTAGATTCATTCTTGACTGAGTTGGGCATATCTCATAATTTTTAATCTCCTTACACactgcaacaaaatggtgttgtcgaaAGGAGGAATTGTTCTTTGTGTGAAGCTATGAGTATGATGCTTACTTATTCAAACTTGCCTCAATATCTTTAGGCAGAGCCTAttttgatttcctgtttcacacAAAATCGTTCTTTCATACATCGTCATTTTAACATCACCCCTTATGTAATAATAAACAAAAGGAAACCTAATGTTAAATTTTTTATGCTTTTTGGTGCATATGTTTCATCATGAATCTCAAGGACAATCTTTCCAAATTTCATTCGAAAGTTGATGAAGGAATCTTCTTGGGATATTCTCACAACTCTATAGACTTTAAGGTGTTGaaaacatgaacaaggaagatcgaagaaactttcaatttcaCCTTCAATGTCTATTTCAAAAGAGTCGAACGGTCATTTGTTTAAAAACCTATTATGGCAGAAACAAATGTTGAATCTAAAATCATGAATTCTTATGATATTGATCTTGATTTGATTTTTGGGATCCCCGATAGGGCCATTGATGCATAAACATGCTGATGATAATCACGTTCCTGAAGGATCAAAACACTATGATGATTCAATAGTTAGAGGTGAAGAAAATGAAGcaaattcttcatcaacttcaagGATAAATGTTGAAAGAATACTGGTTTTGACTTGtgatcaagtggagggggagcacttaaGTTCGACATCTCAAAATGAAAACCGTGATTCGTTTGTTGAAGGGGAGCGTATGATATCTCAAGCTCAAGTCGAGGGGGAGGGTATGCATAACCATGCTGATGTTGAGGGGGAGTATCACATCTGAAATCCATTGGTCGAGGGTGAGCCAAGTGGATCAAATCATGATAATTTCAATGATCAAAATAATGATTTTCATGACATCACTGATAATATCTCGATTAAAGGAGAAGGTTCAGAAGTGGATGATGTTTTTGAAGATGCGCCTTTAGACTTTGATCTTGCATATCCAACAATGGACAAGtggacaagagatcatccaaAAGAATAGATTCTTGGTGATCTAAATTCTGGTGTCTTAACTCGAGCTCAGATTTGATCCAGAAATAAAGTGTTGAATGTTCATCAAGATTTCtatatgtttaatgttttcattTCGAAATTAGAACCAAAAACAGTAAAGGTTGCATtagaacactctgattgggttgttgcaatgcaatctgagCTTGCTGAATTCGAATGAAACAAGGTTTGAAGGTTGATTCCTAAGCCTAAGGATGTTTCATTAATTGgtctaaaatggatttttaaaaataaaactgataaagaatACAATATTATTCAAAACAAAGCGAGACTAGTCATAAAAGGTTATTCTCAATAAGAATGGATCGATTATGAGCAAACCTTTACTCCTATTGCAAGACTCGAGGCGGTATGAATTTTTATTAGTTATGCAGCTCATAAGGATTTTGgcgtctatcaaatggatgtcaaatgtgcaatCCTCAACATTGTTCTACAAGAAACGGTGTACGTTGAACAGCCACCTTGTTTTGTTAACAATAAGTATCCTGATCACTATTATATATTAGACAAGACAgtctatgggttaaaacaagcacctcaTTCCTGCTAAAGTTTTTTGAAAAtcgctaaatttaaacaaggattagttgatcctactttatttcgaaagaaagtaagGGATCATCTGATGCTCCTTCAAacttatgtcgatgacattatttttggttCGACTGATCCTTCATTATCTAAAAAATTTGAGGAACTCATCAAAAGTCAATTCGAAATTAGTATGATGGGGAAAATGAATAACTTTTTTGGTTTTCATATTTATCAAAGCAAGGACGGAAGTTTTATCAATCAAGCAAAATATACTCGAAATCTGCTCGAAAGGTTTGGCATGACAAATAACACGAAAGTCAAAGTACCTATTGTCGTTGGCATGCGCTTAAGTCCTTCATGGGATAAGCCTTTTGTGGATTTAACGACGTATAGAAGTATGATAGGTTCACttttgtatttaactgcaagtcgACCTGATATGACGTTTGATCTATATAATTGT
The genomic region above belongs to Lactuca sativa cultivar Salinas chromosome 4, Lsat_Salinas_v11, whole genome shotgun sequence and contains:
- the LOC111879159 gene encoding uncharacterized mitochondrial protein AtMg00810-like; its protein translation is MGKMNNFFGFHIYQSKDGSFINQAKYTRNLLERFGMTNNTKVKVPIVVGMRLSPSWDKPFVDLTTYRSMIGSLLYLTASRPDMTFDLYNCARCQSNQRQPHLNAVKNIFQYLKGIVSLRLWYPLKKGFFIQAFYDADMGRCQLDRKSTIGGCQLLDGKLVSWKSKKANLCFNFDC